The genomic DNA TGCCGCTGCGATTCTGTTGGAGGAGCAGCTCGGTAAAATGACAGACCGTCAGGCCAAGCTGCATCTGAAAGAGGAGATTCACCGCGAAATTGAACTGCTGCGGGAGCATGTGTATTTTGACGAAATCTATAAATATATCTCGCTGTTGTATCCCGAACGCAAAACCTTGGCAGATTACATGCCAGAAGATACCATTCTGATTATTGACGAGCCGGCGCGGATGCTGGAAACAGCCAAGCAGCTTGAACGGGATGAGTCCGAATGGAATCTGCATTTGCTTCAAAACGGTAAAACGTTACCGCAGCTAGAGCTATCAGATAACTCGGACAATCTGCTGTATAACCGGAGATTTCAGACGTTGTTCCTGTCGATCTTTCTCCGTCAGGTTCCGCATACGCAGCCGCAAAATATTTTGAATTTCATCTGCCGGGGCATGCAGGATTTCCACGGCCAAATGAATGTGCTCAAGGCGGAAATGGATCGATGGCGCAAGGCGGGCACGCAGGTTATGATGCTGGCGAGTGGAGACGAGCGGCTGGATCGGATGCGCCGGGTGCTTCACGATTACGGTATTGATGAGCCGACGATGGCTATTGGCAATTTGCAAAGCGGTTTTGAGATGCCATCTATTCATCTGGCGGTGATTACCGAGGGCGAAATGTTCTCGCAAAAGCAGCGTAAAGCACGCAAGCAGGGCCGCCATGTGGACAACGCGGAACGGATTAAGAGCTATAGCGAGCTGAAGGTGGGCGACTATGTCGTACACCAGAATCACGGGATCGGGAAGTACATGGGGATCGGCACGTTGGAGGTTGGCGGTATCCACAAGGATTACATGCACATTCTCTATGCGGGCGGCGATAAGCTGTCTGTGCCGATTGAGCAGATTGACCTGATTCAGAAGTATGTCGGCTCAGAGGACAAGGAACCTAAGATTTACAAGCTGGGCGGTAATGAATGGACACGTGTGAAGAGCAAGGTTCGCAGCTCGGTTCAGGACATTGCTGACGACTTGATCAAGCTGTATGCTGAACGGCAGTCAGCGCCGGGTTTTGCTTTTGAAAAGGATTCACCAGAGCAGCAGGAGTTCGAGGATATGTTCCCGTATGAAGAGACACGTGACCAGATTCGGGCGATTGAAGAGATCAAGAAGGATATGGAGCAAAGCCGTCCGATGGATCGTTTGCTGTGCGGTGATGTAGGCTACGGCAAAACAGAGGTCGCCATTCGTGCTGCGTTTAAGTCGGCTATTGAGGGCAAGCAGGTGGCCGTGTTAGTTCCAACGACGATCTTGGCACAGCAGCATTATGAGACGTTTCGTGAGCGCTTTTCCGGGTATCCGTTCAACATTCAGGTGTTGAGCCGTTTCCGTTCGCGCAAGGAGCAGAATGAGACGATTAAAGGGGTTCGTCAGGGGACCGTCGATATTGTCATAGGCACCCATCGCCTGCTATCGCAGGATCTGGTGTTTAAGGATCTGGGGATGCTCATTGTCGATGAGGAGCAGCGGTTTGGCGTGACGCACAAGGAAAAGCTGAAAAAGCTGAAAACGAATGTGGACGTGCTGACGTTAACGGCTACGCCTATTCCGCGTACGCTGCACATGTCTATGCTCGGGGTTCGCGATTTGTCGGTCATTGAGACACCGCCGGAAAATCGTTTTCCGGTGCAGACTTATGTTGTCGAGCACAGCCAAACATTGGTGCGTGAGGCGATTGAACGCGAGATGGCACGTGGAGGACAGGTGTACTACCTGTATAATCGCGTACAGGGTATTCAGGAAATGGCTGCCGAGATCAATGCGCTCGTGCCGGATGCCAAGGTGGGCGTAGGTCACGGCCAGATGTCCGAATCCGAGCTGGAGAAGACGATTTTGGACTTCCTGGACGGTGAATATGATGTACTGGTCAGCACCAGCATTATTGAGACCGGGGTGGATATTCCGAATGTGAATACACTCATCGTGCATGATGCCGATAAAATGGGGCTGTCCCAGCTTTATCAGCTGCGTGGGCGTGTAGGCCGTTCCAACCGGATTGCCTATGCCTACTTTACGTACCAACGGGATAAGGTGCTGACGGAAGTGGCAGAGAAGCGTCTTCAGTCGATCAAGGAGTTTACGGAGCTGGGCTCCGGGTTCAAGATCGCGATGCGCGATTTGTCGATTCGCGGAGCGGGGAATTTGCTTGGTGCAGAGCAGCACGGATTCATTGCATCCGTCGGTTTTGATCTTTACTCGCAAATGCTGGCTGAGGAAATTAATAAGCGCAAGGTCAGCGTGCTTGGAGAAGAGGATCTGTCGAATCGAAATTGGAGTACGTCCATTGATTTGGGCGTGGATGCTTACCTGCCGGGAGATTATATTTATGACAGTATTCAGAAGATTGAGATTTATAAAAAGGTTGCGGCAGTCAGCACGTTTGACGAGGCAATGGAGCTGGAGGATGAATTGGTCGATCGGTTTGGCGATCTGCCGGAGGCTGTGCTTCATTTGCTGGCTGTGGCCCGTCTCAAGGTATATGGGCGTATGTATGGCATTGAGTCCATTGTCCAGCGGGATGACAACATCGTGTTGAAATTCCACGAAGGGCGCCAGCAGGCGGTACAGACCGCCAAACTTGCGGAGATTGGCAATCGCTTTGAAAGACGTGTACAATTTGAACAGGGCACTCCTATGAGCGCACGCATCAAAGGCAGAGGTCTGGATGATCCACAGATACTAGAGCTGCTGGAGCAATTTTTGAGTGCACTAAAAGATGCATTCACATTGAAGGAGGAACTGCAAAATGTCACAACCAAATAAAAGAAAACCTTGGAGAATGCTATCGGTGGCCATTGCCGCGGTGCTGGCTATATCGGTGCTGGCGGCATGTACGAAGCAAGCCGAGGAGAGTAAGGTCAAGGACCAACCGAAGGACAGCAGTAAGGTTGTCGTAACCTACACTGGCGGAACCATTACGGAAAATGAGTTTAACCAGGAAATCAGTATGATGAAATTCCTGTATCCGGAATATGGAGCGATGCTTGCTTCGGATCAGGTGCGGGAGCAAATTGCCAAGCAAGAAGTGGTGTACAAGCTTCTGGCTGAAAAAGCAGACGATAAGTCCAAGGAACAGGGCGCCAAAGAAGGAACCGAACAACTGGAGCAGTATAAAAAGTCGGTTGGAGATGCTAAATTCAAGACATTTTTAAGTGATCAAAAACTGACTGAGCAGGGTGTGAAGGATTACTTTACCCGTGTGATGACGGTGATCAACAGTGAGACGAACAAAGTGACGGACGATCAGCTGAAACAGGAATTTGAGAAAAACAAAGATCAATTCACGACAGCAACCGTGCGTCATGTACTGATTAATTTCCAGGATCCAAAAACGAAAAAAGAACGCAAGAAGGAAGATGCTCTCAAGCTGGCCAAAGAAGTAA from Paenibacillus sp. FSL R10-2782 includes the following:
- the mfd gene encoding transcription-repair coupling factor, whose product is MLQALIQAFTKDADYASIAAGISSGMKEQLISGLSGSSRQVLMAALAEDTGRPIMVMTHNMFAAQKIADDLQEALPPERVLLYPSNELVAAEAAISSPETLSQRIEVLIRCAQGFRGIVVVPFSGVRRLLPLPETWREARIELKEGETIQLESFLLHMVEMGYQRVERVESRGEMSVRGGIIDFYPMTTRWGYRVELFDEEIDSIRMFDPQDQRSVEKVQEVTVTPCKEVIADSARMDQAADAAAILLEEQLGKMTDRQAKLHLKEEIHREIELLREHVYFDEIYKYISLLYPERKTLADYMPEDTILIIDEPARMLETAKQLERDESEWNLHLLQNGKTLPQLELSDNSDNLLYNRRFQTLFLSIFLRQVPHTQPQNILNFICRGMQDFHGQMNVLKAEMDRWRKAGTQVMMLASGDERLDRMRRVLHDYGIDEPTMAIGNLQSGFEMPSIHLAVITEGEMFSQKQRKARKQGRHVDNAERIKSYSELKVGDYVVHQNHGIGKYMGIGTLEVGGIHKDYMHILYAGGDKLSVPIEQIDLIQKYVGSEDKEPKIYKLGGNEWTRVKSKVRSSVQDIADDLIKLYAERQSAPGFAFEKDSPEQQEFEDMFPYEETRDQIRAIEEIKKDMEQSRPMDRLLCGDVGYGKTEVAIRAAFKSAIEGKQVAVLVPTTILAQQHYETFRERFSGYPFNIQVLSRFRSRKEQNETIKGVRQGTVDIVIGTHRLLSQDLVFKDLGMLIVDEEQRFGVTHKEKLKKLKTNVDVLTLTATPIPRTLHMSMLGVRDLSVIETPPENRFPVQTYVVEHSQTLVREAIEREMARGGQVYYLYNRVQGIQEMAAEINALVPDAKVGVGHGQMSESELEKTILDFLDGEYDVLVSTSIIETGVDIPNVNTLIVHDADKMGLSQLYQLRGRVGRSNRIAYAYFTYQRDKVLTEVAEKRLQSIKEFTELGSGFKIAMRDLSIRGAGNLLGAEQHGFIASVGFDLYSQMLAEEINKRKVSVLGEEDLSNRNWSTSIDLGVDAYLPGDYIYDSIQKIEIYKKVAAVSTFDEAMELEDELVDRFGDLPEAVLHLLAVARLKVYGRMYGIESIVQRDDNIVLKFHEGRQQAVQTAKLAEIGNRFERRVQFEQGTPMSARIKGRGLDDPQILELLEQFLSALKDAFTLKEELQNVTTK
- a CDS encoding peptidylprolyl isomerase — protein: MSQPNKRKPWRMLSVAIAAVLAISVLAACTKQAEESKVKDQPKDSSKVVVTYTGGTITENEFNQEISMMKFLYPEYGAMLASDQVREQIAKQEVVYKLLAEKADDKSKEQGAKEGTEQLEQYKKSVGDAKFKTFLSDQKLTEQGVKDYFTRVMTVINSETNKVTDDQLKQEFEKNKDQFTTATVRHVLINFQDPKTKKERKKEDALKLAKEVKAKLDGGADFATIAKKYSEDPGSASNGGLYENASVAQWVPAFKEAAEKQPINKIGDPVETEYGYHIIKVESRNEPTFDKLKDNEKAALKNKLAGESIQNFTEKDLAKLNLKFNLPKAPATQEKSGTTPGAGSTATPEGTTGGTTGTKAGTAKDGATTEGK